Sequence from the Feifania hominis genome:
GAGAGCGAGAACATGCCTCTCTCGGTGCTCGAGGCCATGTCGGCCGGGCTGCCGGTTCTCTCAACCGATGTCGGAGGCGTGCGCGAGGCGGTGAGCGACGGGATCAGCGGTCTTCTGGCCGCACGGTCGGACGCTGCGGCGCTCGCACGCGGCATGGCAAGACTCATGGACGAGCCGGAGCTCGCCCGCACACTCGGCGCTGCGGGTGAGCGCATTTACCGGGAGAAGTTTACGATAGAACGGTGCGTCGACAGGACGCAGCAACTGTATCAGGAAGCGAGGAGAGTTTGATGGAAAAGAAACAGATGAAGAAAAAACACCGCTTCAACCTGTTTGACGTGCTGATTATCGTATTGGTGATCGCGGTTGCGGCAGCCGTCTTCTGGTTTTTCAACCGCGATAAGGGCGGTACGATTCTGGCGGCGGGCACCAAGGTGACCTACCAGCTCGAAATCACAAACGTGCCGCAGGAGGTCGCCTATTCGCCGCGCATCGGCGACTATGTCAAGGAGGGCGTGCGCAAGGTGCGCCTGGGCAAGATTGTCGGTGTGGATGTGCAGCCCTATGAGAAGCTCACGCGAAATCTCATCGACGATACGATCAACCTCACACCTGTGCCGGACCGGTACACGGTTGTGATCACCTGCGAGGCGGACGGCAAGCTCTCCGGCGGGCGGGTATCGGTAAACGGACACGTCTTCGGCGTCGGCTCGGAGATCGCGCTGCAGTCGAAGAACTTTGCCGGCACCTCGTACTGCATCACCATGAAGACGAAATAGGAGGGATGAACCATGAACAAAAAGGGTAAAGTATTCGGTGTCAACGTTCTCGATCTGGTCATCCTGCTGTTCGTCGTTGCGGCAGCCGTCTTTGTGATGCTCAAGGGGAACTTCATTGAAAAGGTGAAGGTCACCTCCAACGACGCGAAAATCGAGTATGTGGTCATGCTTGAGAGCGTTCGCGAATACACGTACAACGCCATCTATGTGGGCGACCCGATCTTTGACGACGAGACGGATGCGCAGATCGGCGTTGTCACAAAGGTTGAGATGAAGCCATACTATGATATCATTGAAAAGAGTGATGGCACCGTTGTGAGCGCTCTCGTGCCCGAGCGGTACAAACTGCTCATCACCGCCGAGGGGGACGGAAAGGTCACCGACGACGGCTACATGATCAACGGCAACCGTCTCGTCGCGCCGAACGGCTCGATCAAGGTGGCGACCACGCGCGTGTGTTCCAACGGCAAGTTTGTCAGCGTCAGACAGATTCAGGCCCAGTAACAGGGCAAATAGGGGATTGACGAACAGCGAAAATTCCTGTACAATCGTAAGTAGTAAAATTGATTTTAAAGGGGCGTTCCAATATGTTCTCTAGAGAAGCTACCGTTCAGAATCAGGTTGGATTACAT
This genomic interval carries:
- a CDS encoding DUF4330 domain-containing protein; translation: MNKKGKVFGVNVLDLVILLFVVAAAVFVMLKGNFIEKVKVTSNDAKIEYVVMLESVREYTYNAIYVGDPIFDDETDAQIGVVTKVEMKPYYDIIEKSDGTVVSALVPERYKLLITAEGDGKVTDDGYMINGNRLVAPNGSIKVATTRVCSNGKFVSVRQIQAQ
- a CDS encoding DUF4330 family protein; this translates as MEKKQMKKKHRFNLFDVLIIVLVIAVAAAVFWFFNRDKGGTILAAGTKVTYQLEITNVPQEVAYSPRIGDYVKEGVRKVRLGKIVGVDVQPYEKLTRNLIDDTINLTPVPDRYTVVITCEADGKLSGGRVSVNGHVFGVGSEIALQSKNFAGTSYCITMKTK